The Synechococcus sp. BL107 nucleotide sequence ATCGGTGGCGGGGAACTCAGGATTAATCACATCCATCTCCTTGAGCTGCTCGTAGGGCACATCGGCCTCTGCGAGCAGCACATTCATATGGCCTGGCATACGGCCAGCAACGGGATGGATCGCGTAGGTGACATCAATCCCCGCGGCCTCAAGGGAACGGGTGACCTCACGGAGCGTGTGCTGGGCTTGGGCCACGGCGAGTCCGTAGCCAGGAACAATGATCACCCGCTCGGCAGCCTCAAGCGTGAGGGCGCACTCTTCAACACTGCAGCTCGTGATGTTGGTGTATTCACCACCACCCGCACTCGAGCTGGAGCTTGCTCCAAGCGCTCCACCAAACAACACGGACACCAGGGAACGGTTCATGCCGTTGCACATCACCTGGGTGAGGATCAAACCGGCAGCTCCCACCATCGCTCCCGCCACAACCAGCAACTGACTGCCGACAACAAAACCTGCTGCTGCTGCTGCAACACCGGAGTAGCTGTTCAGCAGAGAGATCACCACGGGCATATCAGCGCCACCGATCGGCAGCGTGACGCCAATGCCCAACAAACTGGAGGCCACCACCAATAGCCACAGGCCCGTAGCACCACCGGTGGTTCTCACCATTTCGATGGCACCCACCAATGCCGCGACGGCCAAGGCGATATTCACGGCATGGCGCAGCCGGCTTTGCATCCAGGGGGGCGTCGAAAGCCAGCCCTGCAACTTCGCCATCGCCACAATCGAACCGGTGAAGGTGATCGAGCCCACGAAGACCGACACAACAATCGACACCAGCGCAACGGGTCCGGTTGCATCGAGAGCAATCGGTTCCAAAGCTGCAGCCAAGGCCACAAGTAATGACGACATGCCACCACACCCGTTGAACAGGGCGACGGTCTCGGGCATCGACGTCATCGGAACCCGCTGGGCCGTGATCACCCCGAGAACACCACCGACGATGCTTCCGCCAACGATCCAAGACCAAGCTTGGGTGTTAAAGGTTGGAACCCCGACGTAATTCACCAGTAGGCCAACGACCGCCAAGCCCATCGCCACCGCCGCCAATTGGTTCGCCCCTCGGGCGGACCGCACTTTCGACAGGCCCTTGATACCTAGGGCCAACAACAGAACGGCGACAAGATCAATCGCGTACTTGAGATAGTCAGTCATCAGCGGTTCTCCTTGCGTGCGGGCTTACGGCTGAACATCGCCAGCATTCGATCCGTGACGAGAAAGCCACCGATCACGTTGAACAGGGCAAAACCCAGGGAGACCGAGCCGAGCACCAACAGGGTTGGATTGCCGTCGGCCTTAATGATCGCGGTGAGAGCCGCCAACACCGTGATGCCCGAGATCGCATTGGCACCACTCATCAACGGTGTGTGCAGTGTGGGTGGCACTTTCCCGATCAGTTCAAGACCAAGAAGGCTGCCCAAGAGCAGCACCCATAGAAATTCAACAAACGAGGATTCCATCAGTTGGCTCCTGGGGTAAGAACGTCGCCGCGGCGGATCGAGCCGTTTTGAGCAATCAAACAACCAGCAATCAGTTCATCATCGAGATCCAAACTGAACTGGCCATCCTTCATCGTGGGCTCCAATAGAGCCACAAGGTTGCGGGCATACAGCGCACTGGCGTGGTTGGGAACAGTGCAGGGAAGGTCGTTCCCCCCAATCAACTTCACCCCTTTGCGGTCCACGGTCTGTCCCGGCACCGTATCCGCACAATTGCCACCCTGGGACACGGCTAAATCCACAACAACGGCACCAGGGCGCATGCGATCGAGCATGTCTTCACTGATCAAACGGGGGGCACGACGGCCCGGCACTTGGGCGGTACAGATCGCCACATCGGCCTCAGCCAATTGGTCAGACAATTGCTGACGCTGCGCAGCGAGAAAAGCATCAGAAGCCTGCTTGGCGTAGCCACCGGATTCAGCAGGCTTGTCGTCCGTTTCTGGCGGCTCGATAAAGCGAGCGCCGAGGGATTCCACCTGTTCCTTCACAGCGGGCCGAATATCACTCACGTACACCACCGCTCCGAGACGGCGGGCCGTGGCCACCGCCTGCAACCCAGCCACTCCAGCGCCAAGAATCACCACCTTTGCGGGCTGCACCGTGCCAGCAGCCGTCATCAGCATCGGGAAGTAGCGATCCAAGGCAGAGGATGCCAACAGCACCGATTTGTATCCAGCGATATTCGCTTGGGATGACAACGCATCAGCCGACTGAGCACGGCTGATTCTTGGCAGCAGCTCTAGGGACATGGCCGACAGGCCTCCCTGTTGAAGGGTCGTCGCTAACGCCGCGTTGGCATAGGGCGCCATCAAACCCACCACCAACGCCCCCTGATGCAGACG carries:
- a CDS encoding Re/Si-specific NAD(P)(+) transhydrogenase subunit alpha, which codes for MPRLLIPVESTPGETRIAATPDTVKKFISLGCSVSVECGAGVASGYLDAAYSEQGAALVAVGDASTWSQADILLCVQPPTSENLRRLHQGALVVGLMAPYANAALATTLQQGGLSAMSLELLPRISRAQSADALSSQANIAGYKSVLLASSALDRYFPMLMTAAGTVQPAKVVILGAGVAGLQAVATARRLGAVVYVSDIRPAVKEQVESLGARFIEPPETDDKPAESGGYAKQASDAFLAAQRQQLSDQLAEADVAICTAQVPGRRAPRLISEDMLDRMRPGAVVVDLAVSQGGNCADTVPGQTVDRKGVKLIGGNDLPCTVPNHASALYARNLVALLEPTMKDGQFSLDLDDELIAGCLIAQNGSIRRGDVLTPGAN
- a CDS encoding NAD(P) transhydrogenase subunit alpha translates to MESSFVEFLWVLLLGSLLGLELIGKVPPTLHTPLMSGANAISGITVLAALTAIIKADGNPTLLVLGSVSLGFALFNVIGGFLVTDRMLAMFSRKPARKENR
- a CDS encoding NAD(P)(+) transhydrogenase (Re/Si-specific) subunit beta, yielding MTDYLKYAIDLVAVLLLALGIKGLSKVRSARGANQLAAVAMGLAVVGLLVNYVGVPTFNTQAWSWIVGGSIVGGVLGVITAQRVPMTSMPETVALFNGCGGMSSLLVALAAALEPIALDATGPVALVSIVVSVFVGSITFTGSIVAMAKLQGWLSTPPWMQSRLRHAVNIALAVAALVGAIEMVRTTGGATGLWLLVVASSLLGIGVTLPIGGADMPVVISLLNSYSGVAAAAAGFVVGSQLLVVAGAMVGAAGLILTQVMCNGMNRSLVSVLFGGALGASSSSSAGGGEYTNITSCSVEECALTLEAAERVIIVPGYGLAVAQAQHTLREVTRSLEAAGIDVTYAIHPVAGRMPGHMNVLLAEADVPYEQLKEMDVINPEFPATDVVLVLGANDVVNPQAKTDPNSPLYGMPVLDVQQARTVFVVKRGMSAGYSGIKNDLFDLANTSMVFGDAKKVLGDLLVELKDLGVGK